GAAGCCCTGCGCAGGCATCACGAACAAATCGGCGAAACCCACCTACGCCAGTTCTTCGCCGACGATCCCGATCGCGGCCGCGAGCTCACCGTCACCGTCGGTGACCTCTACATCGACTACAGCAAACACCGCATCACCCGAGAGACGCTGCGGCTGCTGGTCGATCTGGCGCGCGCGGCTAACCTCGAGGAGCGCCGCGACCAGATGTTCTCCGGCGTGCACATCAACACGTCGGAGGATCGCGCGGTGTTGCACACCGCGCTGCGGCTGCCCCGCGACACCGAGCTGATCGTCGACGGCCAAAACGTCGTCGAGGAGGTGCACGCTGTGCTCGACGCCATGGGTGACTTCACCGACCGGTTGCGCAGCGGTGAATGGACGGGGGCCACCGGGAAACGGATCAGCACCGTCGTCAACATCGGGATCGGTGGGTCGGACCTGGGTCCGGTGATGGTCTACCAGGCCCTGCGCCACTATGCAGATGCGGGCATTTCGGCGCGCTTCGTCTCCAACGTCGATCCGGCCGACCTGATCGCGAAGCTGGCCGACTTGGATCCTGCCACAACGCTTTTCATCGTCGCCTCCAAGACTTTCTCCACGCTGGAGACGCTGACCAACGCGACCGCGGCGCGCCGCTGGCTGACCGACGCGCTCGGCGACTCCGCGGTGTCCCGGCATTTCGTGGCCGTCTCCACCAACAGGCGCCTGGTCGACGACTTCGGCATCAACACCGACAACATGTTCGGGTTCTGGGATTGGGTCGGCGGGCGGTATTCGGTCGATTCGGCGATCGGGCTGTCGCTGATGGCCGTCATCGGCCGGGAGGCCTTCGCCGATTTCCTGTCCGGATTCCACATCGTCGACCAACATTTCAAGACCGCCCCGCTAGAGTCCAACGCGCCCGTCCTGCTGGGGCTGATCGGGTTGTGGTACTCCAACTTCATGGCGGCGCAATCGCGTGCCGTGCTGCCGTATTCCAACGACCTGGCGCGCTTTGCCGCCTACCTGCAACAGCTGACCATGGAATCCAACGGCAAGTCGACACGCGCCGACGGCACGCCGGTCACCAGCGACACCGGCGAAATCTTTTGGGGCGAACCGGGAACCAACGGCCAGCACGCCTTCTATCAGTTGCTGCACCAGGGCACCCGCTTGGTGCCGGCCGATTTCATCGGCTTCAGCCAACCCACCGACGACCTCGCCACCGTCGAGGGCACGGGCAGCATGCACGACCTGCTAATGAGCAACTTCTTCGCCCAAACCCAGGTGCTGGCGTTCGGCAAGACCGCCGAAGAGATCGCCGCCGAAGGCACGCCCGCCGACATCGTGCCGCACAAGGTGATGCCGGGTAACCGCCCGTCGACCTCCATCCTGGCCAA
The nucleotide sequence above comes from Mycobacterium malmoense. Encoded proteins:
- the pgi gene encoding glucose-6-phosphate isomerase — its product is MTSVQTIPDITATPAWEALRRHHEQIGETHLRQFFADDPDRGRELTVTVGDLYIDYSKHRITRETLRLLVDLARAANLEERRDQMFSGVHINTSEDRAVLHTALRLPRDTELIVDGQNVVEEVHAVLDAMGDFTDRLRSGEWTGATGKRISTVVNIGIGGSDLGPVMVYQALRHYADAGISARFVSNVDPADLIAKLADLDPATTLFIVASKTFSTLETLTNATAARRWLTDALGDSAVSRHFVAVSTNRRLVDDFGINTDNMFGFWDWVGGRYSVDSAIGLSLMAVIGREAFADFLSGFHIVDQHFKTAPLESNAPVLLGLIGLWYSNFMAAQSRAVLPYSNDLARFAAYLQQLTMESNGKSTRADGTPVTSDTGEIFWGEPGTNGQHAFYQLLHQGTRLVPADFIGFSQPTDDLATVEGTGSMHDLLMSNFFAQTQVLAFGKTAEEIAAEGTPADIVPHKVMPGNRPSTSILANRLTPSVLGQLIALYEHQVFTEGVVWGIDSFDQWGVELGKTQAKALLPVITADTSPAPQSDSSTDALVRRYRTERGRVS